From a region of the Candidatus Palauibacter polyketidifaciens genome:
- the priA gene encoding primosomal protein N' produces MSSEGPPGKAAREAGSAGVCEVAVARTFLGTLAYAIPASLVGAVGPGVRVRVPLGGGTAVGVVDRLGLRADRGRKPRLRELRGVLDEAPVVDARLLDLCRWISDYYVAPLGVVLRAALPPGALGSQAARGGSPGRPRTERVLRIARELRTLSERDRAFGRAKRQRELYETLESVGGQAGVGHLVKQLGFSRGVLDGLVERRLAEIVEREVERDPFAGPVEPEPRFTLTPDQTRVVGDLERLDTPGRVALLRGVTGSGKTAVYLEVLERQLALGRSGIFLVPEISLTPQTVQRFRARFGDEVTVLHSGLSDGERFDAWRSLREGRKRIAIGPRSAVFAPVRNLGAIIVDEEHESSYKQSDVPRYHARSVAIMRARLEGGLCVLGSATPALESWKNARTGRYHLLELEKRVTGHGLPSVELVDLRADAGEDPGQDAEEPVPGGGPRVFSRRLREAIALRLERGEQTILFLNRRGYASFAECAACGHVWSCGACSVTLTYHRRRRQLVCHHCGSTSPLPSGCGECGGPAPRYAGVGTEQVERRVGELFPKAGIARMDLDTTGSKWAHVEILDAFRRREVDILLGTQMIAKGLDFPQVTLVGVINADVGLHLPDFRASERTFQLLEQVAGRAGRGEEPGEVLVQTSRPGHYALAAAAEHDYVGFAERELGDREEPGYPPHRRLANLVVSGKSESRVIDVAEELSEWTRRLILDRRLAGVEVIGPAPCPIDRLRERWRWHFLIKADRAATLGGVLRFLGEQQGQPGSGLRLEIDRDPEALL; encoded by the coding sequence GTGTCAAGCGAAGGCCCCCCCGGGAAGGCGGCGCGGGAGGCGGGCTCCGCCGGCGTGTGCGAGGTGGCGGTCGCGCGGACGTTCCTCGGGACGCTCGCCTACGCGATCCCCGCCTCGCTCGTCGGGGCCGTGGGGCCGGGCGTCCGGGTCCGCGTGCCGCTCGGCGGCGGGACGGCGGTCGGGGTCGTGGACCGCCTCGGGCTGCGGGCGGACCGGGGACGGAAACCCCGATTGCGCGAGCTGCGGGGCGTCCTCGACGAAGCGCCGGTGGTCGACGCGCGTCTCCTCGATCTCTGCCGCTGGATCTCGGACTACTACGTCGCGCCTCTCGGCGTTGTGCTGCGCGCAGCCCTCCCTCCGGGTGCGCTCGGGTCACAGGCCGCCCGCGGAGGGAGCCCGGGACGACCGCGCACCGAGCGCGTGCTCCGGATTGCGCGCGAACTGCGAACGCTGAGCGAACGGGACCGCGCCTTCGGCCGGGCGAAACGGCAGCGCGAATTGTACGAGACGCTCGAGTCGGTCGGAGGTCAGGCGGGCGTCGGGCACCTGGTGAAGCAACTCGGCTTCAGTCGGGGCGTGCTCGACGGGCTCGTGGAGCGGCGGCTCGCGGAAATCGTGGAGCGCGAGGTGGAGCGGGATCCGTTCGCCGGCCCGGTGGAGCCGGAGCCGCGGTTTACCCTCACTCCGGACCAGACGCGGGTCGTCGGCGACCTCGAGCGCCTCGATACGCCGGGACGGGTCGCGCTGCTGCGCGGCGTGACGGGCTCGGGCAAGACGGCCGTCTACCTGGAGGTGCTGGAGCGTCAACTCGCGCTGGGCCGCTCCGGCATCTTCCTCGTGCCGGAGATCTCTCTCACGCCCCAGACGGTGCAGCGCTTCCGGGCCCGCTTCGGCGACGAGGTCACCGTGTTGCACTCGGGGCTCTCGGACGGGGAACGCTTCGACGCCTGGCGCAGTCTGCGCGAGGGGAGGAAGCGGATCGCGATCGGTCCGCGCTCGGCGGTATTCGCGCCGGTCCGGAACCTGGGCGCGATCATCGTCGACGAGGAGCACGAGAGCAGCTACAAGCAGTCCGACGTACCGCGCTACCACGCCCGTTCCGTTGCGATCATGCGCGCGCGGCTGGAAGGTGGCCTGTGCGTGCTCGGGTCCGCCACGCCTGCCCTCGAGAGCTGGAAGAATGCGCGCACCGGACGCTACCACCTGCTCGAACTCGAGAAGCGGGTGACGGGCCACGGGCTCCCCTCGGTGGAACTCGTCGATCTGCGGGCCGACGCCGGCGAGGACCCGGGCCAGGACGCGGAGGAGCCGGTTCCGGGTGGCGGACCGCGGGTCTTCTCCAGGCGGCTGCGGGAGGCGATCGCCCTGCGCCTGGAGCGGGGCGAGCAGACGATCCTCTTTCTCAACCGCCGCGGATACGCCTCCTTCGCCGAGTGCGCGGCCTGCGGTCACGTGTGGAGCTGTGGCGCCTGCTCCGTGACCCTCACCTATCATCGCCGACGCAGGCAACTCGTGTGTCATCACTGCGGCTCGACGAGCCCGCTCCCCTCCGGATGCGGCGAGTGCGGGGGCCCCGCGCCGCGTTACGCCGGGGTCGGCACCGAACAGGTCGAACGCCGCGTGGGCGAGCTCTTTCCGAAGGCCGGCATCGCCCGCATGGACCTCGACACCACGGGCTCCAAGTGGGCGCACGTCGAGATTCTCGACGCGTTCCGGAGGCGGGAGGTCGACATCCTGCTCGGCACGCAGATGATCGCCAAGGGCCTCGACTTCCCGCAGGTCACGCTCGTGGGAGTGATCAACGCGGATGTCGGTCTCCATCTGCCGGACTTCCGGGCGAGCGAGCGCACCTTCCAACTCCTGGAACAGGTCGCGGGCCGGGCCGGACGGGGCGAGGAGCCGGGGGAGGTCCTCGTCCAGACGTCGCGCCCCGGGCACTACGCGCTCGCCGCAGCCGCGGAGCACGACTACGTCGGCTTCGCGGAACGCGAACTCGGGGACCGGGAGGAACCCGGCTATCCGCCGCACCGCCGGCTCGCGAACCTCGTCGTCTCCGGGAAGTCGGAGTCCCGGGTGATCGACGTCGCGGAGGAACTGTCCGAGTGGACGCGGCGGCTGATTCTGGATCGCCGGCTCGCCGGAGTCGAGGTCATCGGCCCGGCCCCCTGCCCCATCGATCGACTCCGGGAGCGGTGGAGGTGGCATTTCCTGATCAAGGCGGATCGCGCCGCGACGCTCGGCGGCGTTCTCCGCTTCCTCGGAGAGCAGCAGGGCCAGCCCGGCTCCGGCCTCCGGCTCGAGATCGACCGTGATCCCGAGGCGCTCCTGTGA
- a CDS encoding HNH endonuclease, which yields MTIIPVRRAVRLLIDRKADALEVDSERPIRSERVRMDTPVVIRLVRFIQIPRRFRRQVTNTFLFARDAYRCQYCGRHRRELGYRESLTRDHVIPISRGGDNGWSNVVTACSKCNLKKADRLLAECGFSLPAEPREPNHVELIWAVRTVTPVQARYIGMFYGEDVLRALTP from the coding sequence TTGACGATCATTCCGGTCCGGCGCGCCGTTCGCCTGCTCATCGACCGGAAGGCCGACGCGCTGGAGGTGGATTCGGAACGTCCCATCCGATCCGAGCGCGTGCGGATGGATACGCCCGTCGTCATCCGCCTCGTCCGGTTCATCCAGATCCCCCGCCGCTTCCGCCGTCAGGTCACGAACACGTTCCTGTTCGCGCGCGACGCCTATCGCTGTCAGTATTGCGGCCGTCACCGGCGGGAACTGGGGTATCGCGAGTCGCTGACCCGCGATCACGTGATCCCGATCTCGCGTGGCGGAGACAACGGATGGTCGAACGTGGTCACGGCCTGCAGCAAGTGCAACCTGAAGAAGGCGGACCGCCTGCTGGCCGAATGCGGGTTCTCGCTCCCGGCGGAGCCTCGCGAACCCAACCACGTCGAACTGATCTGGGCCGTCCGCACGGTCACGCCGGTGCAGGCCAGGTATATCGGCATGTTCTACGGCGAGGACGTGCTGCGGGCGCTGACCCCCTGA
- a CDS encoding twin-arginine translocase TatA/TatE family subunit → MNMTGFGIGEVLLIAMLVLIVFGPRRLPEITRTIGKGIREFRKGMNEIQRELEAAGRETQWKSPPTARKPATASNATIAGTATAAGTAAAAGASTDSADETEDEEDASGATAGPVVEEQEPPTPRDEVDPAQEFIDPWSTDSSRPTFGPKPPSEPVSEPVIAPPTTEPAPPEPSEGEDPATAPQ, encoded by the coding sequence ATGAATATGACCGGGTTCGGAATCGGCGAGGTCCTCCTCATTGCGATGCTCGTGCTCATCGTATTCGGGCCCCGTCGCCTGCCCGAGATCACCCGCACCATCGGCAAGGGGATCCGGGAGTTCCGGAAGGGGATGAACGAGATTCAGCGCGAACTCGAGGCCGCCGGCCGGGAGACGCAGTGGAAGTCGCCGCCCACGGCCCGAAAACCGGCGACCGCGAGCAATGCGACAATCGCCGGAACCGCCACCGCCGCCGGGACCGCCGCGGCCGCCGGGGCGTCCACCGACTCCGCGGACGAGACGGAGGACGAAGAGGACGCCTCCGGAGCGACGGCGGGGCCGGTCGTGGAGGAACAGGAACCGCCCACGCCGCGCGATGAAGTGGATCCGGCTCAGGAGTTCATCGATCCCTGGTCCACGGATTCCTCGCGTCCGACGTTCGGCCCGAAGCCGCCCTCGGAGCCCGTATCGGAGCCCGTGATCGCCCCGCCTACGACCGAGCCCGCACCGCCGGAGCCGTCTGAAGGGGAGGATCCGGCGACGGCCCCCCAATGA
- a CDS encoding 2Fe-2S iron-sulfur cluster-binding protein → MHSVVELRVNGDRRRVGVPSHYTLLETLRYGLGLTGSKQGCDKGDCGACTVLRDGEAVLSCIMPVHEATGHEITTVEGLGDASGPHPLQDAFDLTGGAQCGFCTPGILCSAHGLLTRDPDPAREDVARALSGNLCRCTGYTKIFEAVDIAAEAIRTGETPEEIVSRRRDPGGTA, encoded by the coding sequence ATGCACAGCGTGGTTGAACTGCGGGTGAACGGAGACCGGCGCCGGGTCGGAGTGCCGTCCCACTACACCCTCCTCGAGACCCTTCGCTACGGGCTCGGCCTCACGGGATCGAAGCAGGGGTGCGACAAGGGGGACTGCGGGGCGTGCACGGTGCTCCGCGATGGCGAGGCCGTGCTCTCCTGCATCATGCCGGTGCACGAAGCGACGGGTCACGAGATTACGACCGTCGAAGGTCTCGGGGACGCGTCCGGCCCCCACCCGCTCCAGGATGCCTTCGATCTCACGGGAGGGGCGCAATGCGGCTTCTGCACACCGGGCATCCTCTGCTCGGCCCATGGACTGCTGACCCGCGATCCGGACCCCGCTCGCGAGGATGTCGCGCGGGCGCTCTCCGGCAATCTCTGCCGCTGCACCGGCTATACGAAGATCTTCGAGGCCGTGGACATCGCGGCCGAGGCGATTCGCACGGGCGAGACCCCCGAGGAGATCGTCTCCCGCCGCCGCGATCCGGGTGGGACGGCATGA
- a CDS encoding RidA family protein: MIPPSPRSARAPRTLAGAFVGLFVLLTLAAGAAAQTPEERLAELGIELPTPDAPTANFVKAVTTGNLVFLAGHGPCGGLDESNTGKVGLDHTVEEGYEIARWVGVCLLASLAREIGDLSRVRRIVRVFGMVNTPPDFTQHSQVINGCSDLMEQVFGPAISKHARAAVGMASLPRDQSVEIEMLVELHDP, encoded by the coding sequence ATGATTCCGCCCTCCCCGCGATCCGCGCGCGCGCCTCGCACCCTCGCCGGCGCGTTCGTGGGGCTCTTCGTCCTCCTGACCCTGGCGGCCGGAGCCGCCGCCCAGACGCCGGAAGAGCGTCTCGCCGAACTCGGAATCGAACTCCCGACTCCGGATGCGCCGACCGCCAACTTCGTGAAGGCGGTGACGACCGGAAATCTCGTCTTCCTCGCCGGGCACGGCCCGTGCGGCGGCCTCGACGAGAGCAACACCGGGAAGGTCGGCCTCGACCACACCGTCGAGGAGGGCTACGAGATCGCCCGCTGGGTCGGCGTCTGCCTCCTCGCCTCGCTCGCCCGAGAGATCGGCGACCTCTCCCGGGTGAGGCGGATCGTGCGGGTGTTCGGGATGGTGAACACGCCTCCGGACTTCACGCAGCACTCGCAGGTCATCAACGGCTGCTCAGACCTCATGGAACAGGTGTTCGGCCCCGCGATCTCGAAGCACGCCCGCGCGGCCGTGGGCATGGCGTCGCTCCCGCGCGACCAGTCGGTCGAGATCGAGATGCTGGTCGAACTCCACGACCCCTGA
- a CDS encoding serine hydrolase domain-containing protein: MRPVAPAPAAFLALLAVALLAGCGSAGDTGSSSDLARGIDAVFADLDRPGSPGAAVSVIRDGEIIHSRGYGYAQIEHGIPVTPRTVFHVASVSKQFTAMAVTMLAAEGALSLDDPVQAHLEFVPEFEHPVTVRQMIHHTSGIRDQWQLLGISGWRLDDVITTEQILRLMSRQRELNFVPGSEYLYSNMGYTLLAETAVAVGGLPFPEFTAARIFQPLEMDRTHFHDDHEHIVPDRAYSYRPVPTGDDGSVEGSGAGPQPEYTKAVLSYANAGATSLFTTADDLARWLDNFRHETVGGPEVMEMMTTRGVLNGGDTIPYAHGLSIGDHRGLRTVGHGGADAGFRTQAIWYPEANAGVVVLTNVANGNPGGRARQVAELVLAGVFPEGAPEEEEEDPSAAAASEAPPKPDAGTLAGYAGSYYSPEVDALYHLDVTDDGLVARHVRHGEIALEPRAADEFATDRWFMREIRFERAPDGAVTEMRVGGGRVRNLLFVKLIRPLPR; the protein is encoded by the coding sequence ATGCGTCCCGTAGCCCCCGCCCCCGCCGCCTTCCTCGCGCTCCTCGCCGTAGCCCTGCTCGCCGGGTGCGGCAGCGCCGGAGATACGGGCTCGTCTTCCGACCTCGCGCGCGGGATCGACGCCGTGTTCGCCGACCTGGACCGCCCGGGCTCGCCGGGCGCCGCCGTATCGGTCATCCGCGACGGCGAGATCATTCACTCCCGCGGCTACGGCTACGCCCAGATCGAGCACGGCATCCCCGTGACCCCGCGGACGGTCTTCCACGTCGCCTCCGTGTCGAAGCAGTTCACGGCCATGGCCGTCACCATGCTCGCGGCCGAGGGGGCGCTTTCGCTGGACGACCCCGTGCAGGCGCACCTCGAGTTCGTCCCCGAGTTCGAACATCCGGTCACCGTCCGCCAGATGATCCACCACACGAGCGGCATCCGGGACCAGTGGCAGCTCCTCGGGATCTCCGGCTGGCGCCTCGACGACGTGATCACGACGGAACAGATCCTCCGACTCATGTCGCGCCAGCGGGAACTCAACTTCGTGCCCGGCTCGGAGTACCTCTACTCCAACATGGGCTACACGCTCCTCGCGGAGACGGCGGTGGCGGTCGGCGGCCTGCCATTCCCGGAGTTCACGGCCGCAAGGATCTTCCAGCCGCTCGAAATGGACCGAACGCACTTCCACGACGACCACGAACACATCGTCCCCGACCGCGCCTATTCCTACCGGCCGGTCCCGACGGGAGACGATGGGAGTGTTGAGGGAAGCGGGGCGGGGCCGCAGCCGGAGTACACCAAGGCCGTTCTCAGCTACGCGAACGCGGGGGCGACGAGCCTGTTCACGACGGCGGACGACCTCGCCCGCTGGCTCGACAACTTCCGGCACGAGACGGTCGGCGGCCCCGAGGTGATGGAGATGATGACGACGCGCGGGGTCCTGAACGGCGGAGATACGATTCCCTACGCGCACGGCCTGAGCATCGGCGACCACCGGGGGCTGCGCACGGTGGGGCACGGAGGCGCCGACGCAGGGTTCCGGACGCAGGCGATCTGGTATCCCGAGGCGAATGCCGGGGTCGTCGTCCTCACCAATGTGGCGAACGGCAATCCGGGCGGTCGCGCCCGACAGGTGGCGGAACTCGTCCTCGCCGGAGTCTTCCCCGAGGGCGCGCCGGAGGAGGAAGAGGAGGACCCGTCCGCGGCCGCCGCTTCAGAGGCGCCTCCGAAGCCCGACGCGGGGACGCTGGCGGGATACGCCGGCAGCTACTACAGCCCGGAAGTCGATGCGCTGTATCACCTCGACGTCACGGACGACGGGCTCGTCGCGCGCCACGTACGCCACGGCGAGATCGCCCTCGAACCGCGGGCCGCCGACGAGTTCGCCACGGATCGCTGGTTCATGCGCGAGATCCGCTTCGAGCGCGCGCCGGACGGCGCCGTCACGGAAATGCGGGTCGGCGGCGGCAGGGTCCGGAACCTGCTCTTCGTCAAGCTGATCCGTCCGCTGCCCCGTTAG
- a CDS encoding OmpH family outer membrane protein codes for MERYARLVLSFAALLLALAPTALAGQADEAPLRIGVIDLDAAAFGSPAGQELAQQLTDFQQELAAELQSRQEAVRAVELRVAEADSLTVDEQRVLEREYQDALTAFQRYQQDKQEEATALQNDGRERIRAELAPVIEAIQAELDYDLILNATSPIIILFSERVDITQLVIDRLASESPGGS; via the coding sequence ATGGAAAGGTACGCACGTCTCGTGCTTTCGTTCGCCGCGCTGCTCCTGGCGCTGGCGCCCACGGCGCTGGCGGGTCAGGCGGACGAGGCACCGCTCAGGATCGGCGTCATCGACCTGGACGCCGCCGCGTTCGGGTCGCCGGCGGGACAGGAACTCGCGCAGCAACTGACGGACTTCCAGCAGGAACTCGCCGCCGAACTGCAGTCGCGCCAGGAAGCGGTGCGCGCGGTCGAGCTACGGGTCGCCGAAGCGGACAGCCTGACCGTCGACGAGCAACGCGTGCTCGAACGCGAGTATCAGGATGCCCTCACGGCTTTCCAGCGCTACCAGCAGGACAAGCAGGAGGAAGCGACCGCGCTGCAGAACGACGGACGCGAGCGGATCCGCGCGGAACTCGCGCCGGTGATCGAAGCGATTCAGGCGGAACTGGATTACGACCTGATCCTGAACGCGACGAGCCCCATCATCATCCTGTTCAGCGAACGCGTCGACATCACGCAACTCGTCATCGACCGCCTCGCCTCGGAGAGCCCCGGCGGTTCGTAG
- a CDS encoding D-aminoacylase codes for MSEGTKRPRGGGRSLHLLSALILGVAGGAGAPERAAAQAATGVTEEPATVLFTNATLVDGMGAPGYVGDLLIDGGRIAALGAPGSVEAPPDAERRDLTGLVLAPGFIDIHNHSTDRLFNFPLATTQLAQGITTIVVGADGSSPWPISDYLARIDELRPTVDVATLVGHGTVRRLALGENYRRSATDAEIADMTVRVERGMTDGAFGLSSGLEYDPGFYSTTGELIAVARAAAGHGGFYMTHMRDEEEGLMEAVDEAIRIGREAGLPVQISHIKAGNASVWGRAPDVLERIRRANDEGLDVTADQYPYAAWQSGLAIVVRSRMFSNPDSVAKGIAAAGGANRLQIVAFWDEPELNGLRLDEIARRRGMTDVEAYIWIMENGGSGLIGHTMNEDDVDTFMASPWVMTSSDGGVRSAHPRGAGTFPRVLGHYVRERGILTLERAVQRGTSMPARRLKLNDRGVLRAGARADLVIFDPVRVVDRSTFDNGTRQAEGVESVWLGGVETWSAGEPTGARPGRAIRRAP; via the coding sequence ATGTCTGAAGGAACGAAACGCCCCCGCGGCGGCGGGCGCAGCCTCCACCTCCTTTCGGCGCTGATCCTTGGAGTCGCCGGAGGCGCCGGCGCTCCGGAACGGGCCGCCGCGCAGGCGGCCACGGGTGTGACGGAAGAACCGGCCACAGTCCTCTTCACGAACGCGACGCTCGTCGACGGGATGGGCGCACCCGGCTATGTCGGCGACCTGCTCATCGACGGGGGACGCATTGCGGCACTCGGCGCCCCGGGCTCCGTCGAGGCCCCGCCCGATGCGGAACGGCGCGACCTCACGGGCCTCGTCCTCGCTCCGGGCTTCATCGACATCCACAACCACTCCACGGACCGCCTGTTCAACTTCCCGCTGGCCACGACCCAACTCGCGCAGGGCATCACGACGATCGTCGTCGGGGCCGACGGCTCCTCTCCGTGGCCGATCTCGGACTACCTGGCGCGCATCGACGAACTCCGTCCCACGGTGGACGTCGCGACGCTCGTCGGACACGGGACCGTGCGCAGACTCGCGCTGGGGGAGAACTACCGGCGCAGCGCGACGGACGCCGAGATCGCGGACATGACGGTGCGCGTCGAGCGCGGGATGACCGACGGCGCGTTCGGCCTTTCGAGCGGACTCGAATACGACCCCGGCTTCTACTCCACGACGGGCGAGCTGATCGCGGTGGCGCGGGCGGCGGCGGGCCACGGCGGCTTCTACATGACCCACATGCGCGACGAGGAAGAAGGGCTGATGGAGGCCGTGGACGAGGCGATCCGCATCGGGCGCGAGGCGGGGCTTCCGGTGCAGATCTCGCACATCAAGGCGGGGAACGCCTCGGTCTGGGGACGCGCTCCGGACGTGCTTGAGCGGATCCGGCGGGCGAACGACGAGGGGCTGGACGTGACGGCGGACCAGTACCCGTACGCGGCGTGGCAGTCCGGACTCGCGATCGTGGTGCGTTCGAGGATGTTCTCGAACCCCGACTCCGTGGCGAAGGGGATCGCGGCGGCCGGCGGCGCGAACCGGCTGCAGATCGTCGCCTTCTGGGACGAACCCGAACTGAACGGGCTGCGGCTCGACGAGATCGCCCGGCGCCGGGGGATGACGGACGTCGAGGCGTACATATGGATCATGGAGAACGGGGGCTCCGGGCTCATCGGCCACACGATGAACGAGGACGACGTCGATACGTTCATGGCCTCGCCGTGGGTGATGACGTCGAGCGACGGCGGGGTGCGGAGCGCGCACCCGCGCGGCGCCGGGACTTTCCCGCGCGTGCTGGGCCACTACGTGCGGGAACGCGGCATCCTGACGCTGGAGCGGGCGGTGCAGCGCGGCACCTCGATGCCGGCGCGGCGGCTGAAGCTGAACGACCGCGGAGTGCTGCGCGCCGGGGCCCGGGCGGACCTCGTGATCTTCGACCCCGTGCGCGTGGTGGACCGGTCGACCTTCGACAACGGGACCCGGCAGGCGGAGGGCGTCGAGAGCGTGTGGCTCGGCGGCGTGGAGACCTGGTCCGCCGGGGAGCCGACCGGCGCCCGCCCCGGCCGCGCCATCCGCCGCGCGCCCTGA
- the queF gene encoding preQ(1) synthase — translation MTRLPASGPLPRPRDPEEGRETLRAEAIPAADVQRVRLRALEFTSLCPKTGQPDFGRVTIDYEPRDRCLESKALKFYLWSFRDEGEFCETLAARIADDVVYAVAPRRVRVEVEQNVRGGIEIVATAERGEAAAD, via the coding sequence ATGACGAGGCTCCCCGCGTCCGGTCCCCTGCCGCGGCCCCGGGACCCGGAGGAGGGACGCGAGACGCTGCGCGCGGAGGCGATCCCGGCGGCCGACGTCCAGCGCGTCCGACTGCGGGCGCTGGAGTTCACATCGCTGTGCCCGAAGACGGGACAGCCGGACTTCGGGCGGGTGACGATCGACTACGAGCCGCGCGACCGCTGCCTGGAGTCGAAGGCGCTCAAGTTCTACCTGTGGTCCTTCCGCGACGAGGGGGAGTTTTGCGAGACGCTCGCGGCCCGGATCGCCGACGACGTGGTCTACGCCGTGGCGCCGCGCCGGGTGCGCGTCGAGGTTGAGCAGAACGTCCGTGGCGGCATCGAGATCGTCGCGACCGCCGAGCGCGGGGAGGCGGCCGCCGACTGA
- a CDS encoding dicarboxylate/amino acid:cation symporter has protein sequence MNTRAILIGLALGLGLGVAASVTGSPALLRAAEAVAPLGQVFLRAIQMVVIPLVAAVVFVGVGRIGSLRKLGRIGGLSVGFFWITTLPAILIGMGVMGFALSFTAPVPPPTPTTELNTANPGVIDFLVNLVPRNPVQAAADGSLLSILIFIVLLAAATTTLPREKRELLTGFAESAGDALIKLMNWVLWTAPVGVFGLAAPVVARTGLALLQNLAVFILAVVVGLFILKGLVLLPMVRFVGGMRAGRFIRGTVGTYTVGFTTTTSVGTLPMMLQEAEKLGLRRDRYTLILPLGASINRPGSALFQSASLVFLAAMYGVPLDAGLIAAAVLAIFLAAMTVAPVPSASIVSMVPALDVVGVPLAGLGILLGIDRVPDVFRSATNVIGHMAAATTVDAMTRNDEEADEEMTGGTEDG, from the coding sequence GTGAACACTCGCGCCATTCTCATCGGTCTCGCACTTGGACTGGGGCTCGGGGTCGCCGCCTCCGTCACCGGATCTCCGGCGCTCCTGCGCGCGGCAGAGGCCGTGGCGCCGCTCGGACAGGTCTTCCTGCGCGCGATTCAGATGGTCGTGATTCCGCTCGTCGCCGCGGTCGTGTTCGTCGGCGTGGGGCGGATCGGGAGCCTCCGCAAGCTGGGGCGCATCGGCGGCCTCTCCGTCGGCTTTTTCTGGATCACGACGCTGCCGGCGATCCTCATCGGAATGGGCGTGATGGGGTTCGCGCTCAGCTTCACGGCGCCGGTGCCGCCCCCGACCCCGACGACGGAGCTGAACACAGCGAACCCGGGCGTGATCGACTTCCTCGTGAACCTCGTGCCGAGGAACCCGGTGCAGGCGGCGGCGGACGGATCGCTGCTCTCGATCCTCATCTTCATCGTCCTTCTCGCGGCGGCCACGACGACACTGCCGCGTGAGAAGCGGGAGTTGCTCACCGGATTCGCGGAGTCGGCGGGCGACGCCCTCATCAAGCTCATGAACTGGGTTCTGTGGACGGCCCCGGTGGGCGTGTTCGGCCTCGCCGCGCCGGTGGTCGCGCGCACGGGGCTCGCGCTGCTCCAGAACCTCGCCGTCTTCATCCTCGCGGTCGTCGTCGGTCTCTTCATCCTCAAGGGTCTCGTCCTGCTGCCCATGGTCCGCTTCGTCGGCGGCATGCGGGCGGGGCGATTCATCCGCGGCACGGTGGGTACGTACACCGTCGGCTTCACCACGACGACGTCGGTGGGTACGCTGCCCATGATGCTGCAGGAGGCGGAGAAGCTGGGGCTCCGGCGAGACCGCTACACCCTGATCCTCCCGCTCGGGGCCTCGATCAACCGGCCGGGGAGCGCCCTCTTCCAGAGCGCTTCGCTGGTCTTCCTCGCCGCCATGTACGGGGTCCCGCTCGATGCGGGGCTCATCGCCGCGGCGGTCCTCGCGATCTTCCTCGCAGCGATGACGGTGGCGCCGGTGCCGAGCGCGAGCATCGTGTCGATGGTGCCGGCGCTCGATGTGGTGGGCGTCCCCCTGGCCGGACTCGGGATCCTGCTCGGGATCGACCGCGTGCCCGACGTCTTCCGCTCGGCGACGAACGTCATCGGCCACATGGCCGCCGCCACGACCGTCGATGCGATGACGCGCAACGATGAAGAGGCGGATGAAGAGATGACCGGAGGGACGGAGGACGGATGA